TCTACTAGGCTATCTGATCTCTAGTTTTCACGCCGCAGGGTGGGGGTACGTGAGGATGCCAGGAGgcgatatttttttattttttatttgctTTTACAAAATATCCGTCTAAATCAGAAAATTGCAAAACTACACTAGTATCGCCAATTGAAGCGGTGGGGAATTACATATCGCTGGTTCAACTGACAGAATACCTGTTACCATTTTTTTCTGCCAGGTTATCttaaaaaatcataactcttgTACATGAGCTCGGAtgaagaaaaaatatgaaagttTTAGAGCAaaaagagatctacaactttatagtttatatgatcatttcatttgagatcattatgAAATCTAAAACATTATATCGATTATTTTGGTATGCTTCAAATAGAAATATTGTGAACTTAAAGGTGGTAGATTTCATCATCAAATACAATTCTTGAAGAAATTTTATCTTCATACGTGACTATGAAAAATTTATAATTTTTGAAGATGTGCTATGTAATGGTGTGAATAAATGATGTATCAATTTTTGGGTATCAAAATGATCTTAAATGGAAAATCCATGAACCGTAATGTTGTAAATATCTTTTTTTTCTCAATAACTCTCATATAAACTTATTCCTCCGATACAACAGGCAGCAGTAATATAATTTTGCAATTTTTCTATTTAGATTAGACAAAATATTTTAGGAAAAAACGAATTTGCCAGAGGCTTTAGTCCACCGAATCCCACAGGGGTTGGGCTGGGCCAGCACGGCGCCGGATCTCGCGGAACCTGGGTAAGCGACCTTCGTCACTTCCGAGCTCTACTACGCGCCAGGCTGATCAAACAAGGGGTGATTTATGCTAGGGGAGGGGGCAGGAGCTCTACAACAAGGGGTGATTTAGATCGGGGCCTTCTCTGAAATAATTTCAGCTTGTTCCCAGGAAAATGGCGGCCCATTAAAGCCCACCTCCTCTTCactcaaaaaccctaaacccctCCTCCCTTTCCCTTTATCTTTGCTTGCCTCCCCTGCCCACAagccacagccgccgccgcctccttttcTTCCCGGCGCCGCCAAGATTCCAAGACCGGCGACCTGTTGAGCTGAGGTGAGCTAAGGTCTCCTTCCTCCCCTTCCCCTCACCTTATCTGATGGGTAGATATTCTGGTACTCTGTTCCTTTCTCGTAGTTAATTTACTGTCGTGTACGTTTCGTCCGAGATTTGATCTCGAACTGTAAGCACATATCGAAGGCTTTCTAGGCGTCAATCGGCCTATTGAGCTCAAAGCTTGTGCCATATGAATCGTCCTCGTCATCTCCACTTCAGATTGACATGATCTCCTGCCACCTTACGTGGAGGCCAGGACTCTCTTGGTCATGTCATATTTAGGATGACGCTGCACACTTTGGTTCCCTTGATGAACAGCAAATCTTTGATTTGATTTCTCCCGGATGCTTTCTTTAACCTGCTTCCGACGATGACACGACACTCCCCTTTGCATTGACGCTTGACAGAGCAGAGCAAAGCCTAGAAGGCATCCGCCATGGCCAAGAACCCCAAGGTGTTCTTCGACATCCTCATCGGCAAGTCCAAGGCCGGCCGCGTCGTGATGGAGCTCTTCGCCGACAAGGTGCCCAAGACGGCCGAGAACTTCCGCTGCCTGTGCACGGGCGAGAATGGCCTGGGCTCGTCGGGGAAGCCGCTGCACTACAAGGGCTCCGCCTTCCACCGCATCATCCCCAGCTTCATGTGCCAGGGCGGCGACTTCACCCGCGGCAACGGCACCGGCGGGGAGTCCATCTACGGCGCCAAGTTCGCCGACGAGAACTTCAAGCTGCGCCACACGGGGCCCGGCGTGCTCTCTATGGCCAACGCGGGGCCCAACACCAACGGCTCCCAGTTCTTCATCTGCACCGCGCAGACGCCCTGGCTTGACAGCAAGCACGTCGTCTTCGGCAAGGTGGTCGATGGCTACGCCGTCGTGCAGAAGATGGAGGCCGTCGGCTCTGGGTCCGGTGCCACGGCCGAGACCGTACTCATCGAGGACTGCGGCCAGCTAGCTGACGACTGAGCCGGGATGGCTCTTTTGTATCGTTTgcatcgtgaagaagtactgctgctGGTTGGATTGTGTGAGAAATATTagtccggctggaaatttacgatcggtTACGACAagtcacagccaaacgaacatgccaTCGGTCATCGGTGTTGAGCCGAGTTTCATGTAGCCAAATGAACGGATAAATAAATTTGATTAGATTAGATTTGTTTTATGATGATGCTCAGACTTTTTATACCACATCGGCATCCGTTGGAAACATTTAGCACCCTGTTCGCTTAGTATCACTCATGTTTATAAgttatggtacagtgtttttctcttacaacgaaATAGCATCGGTCggtttataagccacagaaacgatcaagcgaacatgatGACTATTATCTAGAAAAAGAATGCTTTTAGACTTTTCATACCACGTCGGCATCCGTTGGAAATATTTAGGCCTCGTTCAGCTTACCTTCTAATCTGTACTATTTAGCctattttttcagtcggaacagtgttttctttcacaataattcAACTATAATAATATTTTTCAGTCAATTCAGCTAAGTTTCAATAAACCGAACGGAGCCTCAGTAGTCTCCATCGTTTTAAACCTTCAGCCGAGAGACCGAGGTGCACCGATGGCCCGCTTTGTATCTCCGAGTAAATCACTGTTTAACGCCGCTAAAATCTCCGTTTCCTGCACCGTGCATCGCGCACTCACGCAGCAGCCTCACGCGGCTGCTCTTAATCGTGCGCTCCCTTTTTCTCCCCCAATTTCTTTCCCGCGCCCGCAAAACCCCATTAGATGTCTGTCATCTGTGAAACTCAGCATCCGTGCATCAAAATTTCATTGGTGCCACTTCTCAATTTCGTTTTCAATTTTGTCATGGTCAAAGGAGGATGACAACGTCTGGGTACCTCACCGCATCTTCTTTCTCCACCTCTAATTCATGCTGGATTAGATGCTTGGATTAGAGATTGATTTGAATGAACAGCCACCTGAATCTGGCGATTTGTATCCCATAGATTGGGATGACATCGTTGAGTATGATGGGCCAGCACACGAGCTTGAGATTATGACATGGTTTAGGATGATGGAAGCCAAGGTGCAAATCTACCAATATCTTTATTTTGCCTTCTGTTACTTCTGTCTTTgaatttattctttcttttcatGTGTTGCAACATTTGGTGAGCAAGGAGATGAAGGTGATGATGCAATAGGAGTGCAACTACCTGAAGCCGATGGTGAGCAAGGAGATGAAGGTGATGCTGCAACAGGAGTGCAACTACCAGAAGCCGATGGTCAACAAAATGGGTGATGCTTCATGTATAATTTGTCAGACAACCAATAGTGCCTGCACTTTGTAGCCTGGTTTTAGAGTAGTCCGGTTAGTCTTTTGTCGGAAAGCCAATAGTGTACATATTGTCTGTTATTCAGTGTGCTTTTTTTTCAATAATCAGTGTTTGCACACTCAGTTTAGTCATGTGTCTGCATATTCAGTTCAGTCACCTATTTGCAGGTTctagagagaaaaaaagaaagtTCTATCCTGATGATCTAAAGATCGTCATTTACCTAGAGTTGTTAGCGAGAACAGATCCTCCTATTCTTCGTCCTGGAGTTTCAAAAGCAGTTTCATGTACCTCTGACCACTTGGGAGTCTGGCACCTCGGTGTCGCCGGCAAATGAATCGGCCACAAAACGCACCTCACTCTCAGGCATGTCGATCGTTTCCTCTCCCCTATAGCGGCCAAGTACTCATCGCCACAGACAATCTGGCCAACGTCGTAGTCGTCTTCTTTGTCGCAAGAATCCGGAGCCCAGTTTACTCCACGCACGAACTCCTTCTGAACAGGGACCCTTTGGTGTTCCATCAACTGAGCGTGTTTGGTGAGGGGATTTAGTGGTTGTATCCGCCCCCAATCAAGGGTTTGTGAGAGTTTTTTATTCTATCTCGTGAGAAGCAAAAggatactctagtaaattgcgtGTGGCTTGCTGAAGTGCCTCTCTAGTGTGGTTCTTACGGTGCCCATAGTGTGGgcttggtgtgtgatgccaattagcacatgaatCACCTAGCTTGGACTCGCCACAACGAAGACGTATGTTGCTGCCAATCAACCAAACCTCAGGGATAAATCTTGGTATTCATATCTTTCTTGCTCAGTTTGATATAAAGCTCTACACTTATAATTCAATTCATTAGTACACTTGTGTAATGCttgtttgcttgtgtagcttgtaGTTGTAACTAGTTGTAGTTAGCTCTCTAGTGTAAATGTGTAGTTGATGTGCTTGTGTGATACAACCTAGAGATATgggtctgttcggctggtattaaagccggctgaagctgttttgttgtgagagaaaaatactgtagattctagccgataagttcaaacgaacaggcccTATAGGAGGCTTGCTTGCGGTGAATTAGAGCTAGAGCGAGTAGATTCATATGCGTCGTCTTATTTACTAATAAACCTTTGCTCTGGTGTTTTGTGAGATTGTATGAAAATTTTACAGGCTATTCACCTTCTATAGCCATTTAGTTCCTATGACCTGGTGGCATAGGGCAGTGGTGCTTGAGGTCTGCATCACCGACAGCACGAGGTTCTGTGTCTCCAGGAACCAGACGTGGCGTTGCAGCGCCCCGTATTCATGAACAGCGCCGGGATGTATCGCACAACTGTATTTACTTCATGTCGGGGTCGTACGCCGATGCCCACTAAGCGCCCACGAAGCCCGCGAGACCGATGACAAGCACGGACGACGCCCCGTCCTGCTGCAGCGTGGCGCTGCACCGTACCTCTCGCTCCACGCAACGCTCGCGTACATGACTGCGGCGAGGAGGATAagccctgtttagtttccaaaatttttttACCTCCTATAGTAaaaaagagcatgtttggacacatgcatagagtactaaatgtagacgaaaaaaacaaATTGCATAGTTCTTGgtaaaatcgtgagacgaatcttttaagtctaattagcccATGAAAACTTAAGTGCTACCGTAACTCACATGTGCTAATGatcgattaattagtatcattagattcatcTCGCGGTTTTCTGATaggttctgtaatttatttttttattagtatccaaaaaccccttcGACATTTTTCTGACACATTTGATGTGACACCTAAAAGTTTTCACCTCTCCATCTAAACACACGGGCGTCGTAGGCTGAAAGAGTAGGAGAGCAGGGACGAGTATTGCACGGCAAAGAGGACGACAAGCGCGAGCATGGCTCGCAGCAGGTGCGAGGACGCCACTGCCCAGACCTTACCTCTGCGACATTTCTCTGCTGTTTCCTCCACTCTGCGATCACAACCACCGAAGCCTCTGCCGAGACGTTCTCTCCATTAATTTAATTTTACTAATTTTCTTTCTTAAATTAATTGTTTgtcaaaataaaaatagaaagtaTCTAAAAGTACTATTACTTTCCAACCATCTAAACATATAAATATTAATGTATttatatatattttgtcaaagttaAAGTTTTAACTCCTCGGAAAACGAGAACAACACTTATTTTAGGACGAAGGGGGTATTAAGGGGATGCTTAGCAAgactcctctggaggagccgaaGCCGTTTTAgaggagccacaatttgtggcttCTCAAAACAGCTCCAACTTCTCTGATTTTCATTGGAAAAACGGTTTTTCCTACAAAACGTTTGCTAAAGCTCCTCTGAAAGACCAGAGTCCAAAAGAAACCCTACTAAACAGGACCCGAGTATTGACCCCGTGTCCATAGTGATCTTTGTGCAAGAAGAAAAACAGACAGCAGGAAAAGTGAAAAAGTGCACGTAGCAAAGATAATCAGTCAATCTGGATTGCACAACTGAGCCCCCACCGGCATTTTGACAAGCGGAGTCCTCCCGAAGATAATCAAATAGctaccaaaaaaaaaagataatcaAAGTGTCAGGTCGCTTAAATTGCCTAAATACCTCATTAAGAAACGTGGCCCAAAATATCCACAGTTAGTATAGCTGAAGAGATTAGAAATCAGATGCGATAAGTTCCATTCACTGGTTGTTCCGTTGAGGTTCCTTCTTGATCCCATTGGTTGTTCCAAAGTTCTCATCTTCAGATGACTATTTTTTTTCCTCATAAGGCAACCAGATAATTAAATATTGGAATTTGTCAAACTATGAGCAGTTTGGCATCCTAGCTCAATTGCATGCACATGCAAAAAAAAAGGGCTCATAACCAAAATATTCTTTCAGTACAAACGTGAGCCATGCAATAAGATGGTGATACCTTCTGACTTCTGTATATGCTCCATAGCTTACGCGACATTCAGTCTCCAACATCTCAAAACGTATGAAATGGGGTTTCATTTCTGTACTTGTTTCCTGTACTTTCAGCATTCTGCCTCGAGGATGCCAAGGCTCTAATCTACAGCTTAATTTGGAGAATATCCAACAGAAAAAAAAGTAAAACTTTTGGTGCTAGAGTTTCTGGTGAAGCACCTTCAAAATTGACAAGTATCATACTGCAGAGTGTAGACATAGCTAATATGTGCA
Above is a genomic segment from Miscanthus floridulus cultivar M001 chromosome 3, ASM1932011v1, whole genome shotgun sequence containing:
- the LOC136545896 gene encoding peptidyl-prolyl cis-trans isomerase CYP19-3-like yields the protein MAKNPKVFFDILIGKSKAGRVVMELFADKVPKTAENFRCLCTGENGLGSSGKPLHYKGSAFHRIIPSFMCQGGDFTRGNGTGGESIYGAKFADENFKLRHTGPGVLSMANAGPNTNGSQFFICTAQTPWLDSKHVVFGKVVDGYAVVQKMEAVGSGSGATAETVLIEDCGQLADD